The stretch of DNA GTCTCCCATGCGTCGTCCCAGGCGTAGCGCGCCTCCAGGAAGTCGTCCACCTCGCCGGTGAGCGTCACCACGCCGTCCTCCACCTCCACGTGGATGCGCGCGGGGTCCAGCCAGGCGTCGCCCCGCATGCGCCGGCGCACGAGCTCGCGGATGTCGTCGTCGCTCAGCTCCTCGCCGGGGTCGTGCTGGTACGCCTCCCACTCGCGCCGGCCGGGCGGCTGGTCGTACTCGGGGTGCCGGCGGTACGCCTCCTCGGGCATGAAGGGCTGCCGCGCGAAGCCCTGGTCGTAGCCGCGCCCCTGCAAGGGCCGCCCGGCCCCGTACCCGCCGCCGCCGTAGTACTCGCCGCGCACGGGGCCGCCCGGGTAGCCGCCGTAGCCGGGGTGGTCCCCGCCGTAGATCCCCCGGTCGTACGCGTCGTACCCCCCGCCCCGGCCGCCGCGGCCGTACCCCGGACCGAACGAGCCGCCGTCCGCGTAGACGCCGCCGTAGCCGCGGCTCCCTCCGCCGAAGGCCGAGCCGCCGCGGCCGCCCGGGCCGGCCCATCCGCCGGAGGCCCCCGGTCCGCCCCGGTTGCCGCCGGGCCCGCCGGCCCGCCCGCCCCAGCCGCCTTGGCGGACGCCGCGGTAGACGCGGAAGCCGTCGTCGTAGGCCCCGGCGTCTCCCTCGAGGCCCCCGCCGTACCCCCCGCCCCACCCCGCGCCGCCGCGCGGCCCCACTCCGCCCACACCGCGAAATCCCTGGTCGTAGCGCGCCATCCGGTCCTCCTTGCTCCGCGTCCTCGCCTGCGCCCGGTCCACCTGCGCGCGGCGCGCAAGAGGCGTTCCGGGGTGCGCGGGGGAACGGGGGTGGATAGATTCGCTGCGATCACGGCGCGGAAATCCGCGTCGCGCTACGTCCCGCACCTCCCTGCCCGCCGATCCGCATGACGGCGCTTCCGCAGTCCCACCGCTCGCTCGGCGCCATCCTCGCGGGCGGGGCCAGCCGGCGCTTCGGCTCGCCCAAGGCGCTGGCGGTGGTGGAGGGGCGGCCGATCGTCGAGCGGGTGAAGGACGCGGTGGCCCGGGTGGTCCCCCGCGTGGTGCTGATCGCCAACGACCCGGGCCTGTTCGAGGGGCTGGGGCTCCCGGCGCGGCCGGACGACGTGCCGGGGCTGGGCGCGCTCGCCGGCATCTGGAAGGCGCTGGAGTGGGCGCGCGAGGTGCGCCGCCCCGGCGCCCTCTGCGTCGCCTGCGACATGCCGTTCCTCTCCCCCGGCCTGCTGGACCTGCTGCTGGTGCGCGCCGCGGAGAGCCGCGCCGACGCGGTGGTGCCCGAGAGCCGCGGCCCGCGGGGCGTGGAGCCGCTCTGCGCCTGGTACTCCACCGAATGCCTGGCCGCCGTCCGCGCGCAGGCGGGCGTGGGCAACGGGACGGTGGCCGCCGTGCTGCAGCGGGTGCGGACGGAGCGCGTCCCCCTGGCCGAGATCGAGCGGGTCGGCGACCCCGACGTCCTCTTCTTCAACGTCAACACGTCCCACGACTACTGGCGCGCCGTGCTGATGGCGGCCGAGGGAGCCGATGCGCCCGCCTGACGTCCCCCCGATCCTCTCCGTCGTCGGCAGGAAGAACAGCGGGAAGACGACGCTGGTGGTGGCGCTCGCCGCCGAGCTGAAGCGCCGCGGCCGGCGCGTGGCCACGCTCAAGCACGGCCACCACGCCTTCGAGACCGACGAGCCGGGGCGCGACTCGTGGCGGCACTTCCACGAGGGCCAGGCCGAGGCCACCATCATGGCCGGGACAGGGAAGGTGGCGCTGGTGATGAGGATCGACGGCGAGCCCGACCCCGGGCGGCTGGTCGCCGAGTTCTACGCGGGGCGCGGCTACGACCTGGTGCTGGTCGAAGGCTACAAGTACGGTCCGTTCCCCAAGCTCGAGGTCTTCCGCCGCGCCGTGCACGAGCACCCGCTGTACGACGAGGCGGACGACGAGTCGGCCCGGCGCTTCCTGGCCCTGGTGACGGACGACCGGTCGCTCGCGGCCGACCTGCCGGTCATCCGCATCGACCCGCATCACCCCCACGGCCGGCACGTGGCCGAGGTGGCCGACCTGGTCGAGGGCTGGTTCCTGGGCGGGGCGTCCGGTGCGCGCTGAGCGGCCGGCGGACTGGCTGGCGGCGGGCGAGGCGCTCCGGCGCATCGTGGGCGCCGTGGAGCCGCTGGGCCGCGAGGAGCGGCCGCTCCCGGGCTGCCTGGGGCGCGTGCTGGCGGAGGACGTGGCCGCGCCGGTGGACCTGCCGCCGTGGGACAACAGCGCCATGGACGGCTTCGCGGTACGCGCAGCCGACGTGCGGGGCGCCACGCGCGAGGCTCCCGCCGTGCTGCGCGTGGTGGACGACGTCCCCGCCGGCCGCTTCGCCGTGCGCCCCGTCGGCCCCGGCGAGGCGATCCGCGTGATGACGGGCGCGCCGGTCCCCGCCGGCGCGGACGGCGTGGTGCGCGTGGAGCACACCGACGGAGGGACGGGGATCGGCACGGCGGAGGGGCGCGTGGCCGTCTTCTCCGGCGCGGACGCGGGGAAGAACGTGCGGCCGCGGGGAGAGGACGTGCGCGCCGGCGACGTGGTGCTCCGCGCGGGGAAGACGCTCCGCGCGCCGGAGCTGGCGGTGGCGGCGGCGCTAGGGCGCGCGGGGCTCAGCGTGGTGCGCCGCCCCGTGGTGGCGGTGCTCGCCTCGGGCGACGAGCTGGTGGAGGTGGAGCGCTACGTGGAGGTGCTGGCCGGGCGGAAGATTGTTTCCAGCAACAGCTACGCGCTGGCCGCCCAGCTCGCCGAGGCGGGGATGGAGGCGCGCGTGCTGGGGATCGCGCGCGACACGCCCGAGAGCCTGCGCGCGCACCTGGAGCGCGCCCGCGGCTGCGACGCGCTGGTCACCACGGCGGGGATCAGCGTGGGCGAGCACGACCACGTGCGCGGGGTGATGGAGGAGCTGCGGACGGAGGTGGCGTTCTGGCGCGTGCGCGTCCGCCCCGGCTCGGCGCTGGCGTTCGGGCGGGTGGGCGCGCTGGACGGGATCCCCTGGTTCGGGCTGCCGGGGAACCCGGTGTCGACGATGGTGACCTTCGAGCTGTTCGTCCGCCCCGCCCTGCTGCGCATGGCCGGCCACGCGCGCCCCTACCTCCCCGCGGTCGATGTGGTGATGCGCGACGGCTACGCCGCGAGGGGCGAGCTGATGCACTTCCCCCGCGTGCGGCTGGAGCGGGAGGGGGACGGCACCCTCTCCGCGCGGCTCACCGGCGCGCAGGGCTCCGGCGTGGCCACGTCGATGGCCGCCGCGGACGCGCTCGCCGTCGTCCCCGCCGGCGCGGAGGTGCGGCCGGGCGGCACGGTGAGATGCGTCGTGCTCGGCGGGGCGCCGCTGGTGGAGGAGCCGTACTTCTGATCCCCGTCAGGCACCTTCCGGCAGGCCCGCACTCGCGTCCGGGCCCTCGCGGCTCGGCTTCCCCATGCCGCTCAGCTCCTTCTCCAGCTGTTCCGGAGTGGGGAGACTGCCCTGCAGGCGCTTCGGCAGGTCCTCGATCAGCCGGTACTCGGCCACGCCGATCGGCTTGCTCGTGCCGCGCAGGGCGTACTCCGCCACCACCCGGTTGCGCTCCTTGCAGAGGATCAGGCCGATGCTGGGCCGGTCGCCCTCCTGGCGAAGCTGGTCGTCCACGGCGGAAAGGTAGAAGTTCACCTTGCCAGCGTGCTCCGGCTTGAAGGCGCCGACCTTCAGCTCCACCACCACGAAGCAGCGCAGCCGGATGTGGTAGAACAGCAGGTCGAGCTGGTAGTGCTGCCCGCCCACTTCCAGGGGATACTGGCTGCCGACGAGCGCGAAGCCGACGCCCAGCTCGAGGAGGAAGTCGCGGACGTGGGCGAGGAGCGCGCGTTCGATCCCCCGCTCGGCGACCGCGGGGGCCAGCGCGAGGAAATCGAAGTGGTAGGGGTCCTTGAGCAGCTCCGCGGCCAGGTCGGACTGCGCGGCGGGGAGCGTGCTGTCGAAGTTCGTGATCGCCCGTCCCTGCCGGCGATGCAGCCCGCTCTCGATCTGATGGACCAGCACGTTCCGGCTCCAGCCGTGCCGGACGGCCGCGCGGGCGTACCACAGGCGCTCCTCGGGCTTCTTCAACTTGTTGAGCAGCACCGTGTTGTGCCCCCACGGAATTTGTCCAACAAGCTGTTGGACAATTTCCTCGTCGGGGTACGCCTCGGCGAAGGCGCGCATGTACAGCAGGTTCGTGCGCGAGAGGCCGCGGACGTCGGGGAACTCGCGCCGCAGGTCGGCGGCGAGCCGGTCCACCACCTTCGCGCCCCAGCCCGCATGGTCCTGCCGCACCAGGATCTCGCGCCCGATCTGCCAGTACAGGAGCACGAGCTCCCGGTTGACCGCGAGCGCGGCGCGCACCTGCGCCGCACGGATGCGGGACCTGAGGTCGTCGAGCAGCTCTCCGTATCCCGCCATTTCCGTGGTGCTCGGGACAGGGTCGGGCAGAGGGGAAGGACGGCGTCGTTTCGAAGGCATGAACGGGGCTCGGGTCAGAGGATTTCCTGTGCAGGCATCGAGGAGAGAGGGGCACATCGGTGATATCATATCACCTTGCACCAGATCGCGAAAACGGTCTTTTCCGGCACGTACATGCTTCCCGGACTGCAATGGTACCGCCGTACGAGCGTGACGATGAGGGCGGGGTGTGATGGTCCGCGCGCCCATTCGCCCGCCTTGCGTTTTCCCCCGCGCCCGCTGATGCTTAGCGCACTGCGCGACACCTCCCCGACACGCCGCCTCCCGCCCGGATGAACGAGATCCTTCCGCTCTCCAGCAGCAGCTGGCTCGGCTTCGCCGTCGCGCTGATCGGCGAAGTCGTCGTCCTCGGCGTGCCGTGCGTGGCGGTGGCGCCGCGGGCCTCGCGCGAGTGGCTGGC from Longimicrobium sp. encodes:
- a CDS encoding PDDEXK nuclease domain-containing protein, yielding MAGYGELLDDLRSRIRAAQVRAALAVNRELVLLYWQIGREILVRQDHAGWGAKVVDRLAADLRREFPDVRGLSRTNLLYMRAFAEAYPDEEIVQQLVGQIPWGHNTVLLNKLKKPEERLWYARAAVRHGWSRNVLVHQIESGLHRRQGRAITNFDSTLPAAQSDLAAELLKDPYHFDFLALAPAVAERGIERALLAHVRDFLLELGVGFALVGSQYPLEVGGQHYQLDLLFYHIRLRCFVVVELKVGAFKPEHAGKVNFYLSAVDDQLRQEGDRPSIGLILCKERNRVVAEYALRGTSKPIGVAEYRLIEDLPKRLQGSLPTPEQLEKELSGMGKPSREGPDASAGLPEGA
- the glp gene encoding gephyrin-like molybdotransferase Glp, whose amino-acid sequence is MRAERPADWLAAGEALRRIVGAVEPLGREERPLPGCLGRVLAEDVAAPVDLPPWDNSAMDGFAVRAADVRGATREAPAVLRVVDDVPAGRFAVRPVGPGEAIRVMTGAPVPAGADGVVRVEHTDGGTGIGTAEGRVAVFSGADAGKNVRPRGEDVRAGDVVLRAGKTLRAPELAVAAALGRAGLSVVRRPVVAVLASGDELVEVERYVEVLAGRKIVSSNSYALAAQLAEAGMEARVLGIARDTPESLRAHLERARGCDALVTTAGISVGEHDHVRGVMEELRTEVAFWRVRVRPGSALAFGRVGALDGIPWFGLPGNPVSTMVTFELFVRPALLRMAGHARPYLPAVDVVMRDGYAARGELMHFPRVRLEREGDGTLSARLTGAQGSGVATSMAAADALAVVPAGAEVRPGGTVRCVVLGGAPLVEEPYF
- a CDS encoding molybdenum cofactor guanylyltransferase, with translation MTALPQSHRSLGAILAGGASRRFGSPKALAVVEGRPIVERVKDAVARVVPRVVLIANDPGLFEGLGLPARPDDVPGLGALAGIWKALEWAREVRRPGALCVACDMPFLSPGLLDLLLVRAAESRADAVVPESRGPRGVEPLCAWYSTECLAAVRAQAGVGNGTVAAVLQRVRTERVPLAEIERVGDPDVLFFNVNTSHDYWRAVLMAAEGADAPA
- a CDS encoding BON domain-containing protein — its product is MARYDQGFRGVGGVGPRGGAGWGGGYGGGLEGDAGAYDDGFRVYRGVRQGGWGGRAGGPGGNRGGPGASGGWAGPGGRGGSAFGGGSRGYGGVYADGGSFGPGYGRGGRGGGYDAYDRGIYGGDHPGYGGYPGGPVRGEYYGGGGYGAGRPLQGRGYDQGFARQPFMPEEAYRRHPEYDQPPGRREWEAYQHDPGEELSDDDIRELVRRRMRGDAWLDPARIHVEVEDGVVTLTGEVDDFLEARYAWDDAWETAGVRGVVNNLTVRADQPHDLHGDMMPQSGGARTELEPGGAVLWRDPGGEAPPEG
- the mobB gene encoding molybdopterin-guanine dinucleotide biosynthesis protein B: MRPPDVPPILSVVGRKNSGKTTLVVALAAELKRRGRRVATLKHGHHAFETDEPGRDSWRHFHEGQAEATIMAGTGKVALVMRIDGEPDPGRLVAEFYAGRGYDLVLVEGYKYGPFPKLEVFRRAVHEHPLYDEADDESARRFLALVTDDRSLAADLPVIRIDPHHPHGRHVAEVADLVEGWFLGGASGAR